The Chryseobacterium suipulveris genome window below encodes:
- a CDS encoding PstS family phosphate ABC transporter substrate-binding protein has translation MKSKTLLFFLGLLLFFFSCKKKERVVDNPVQGEITISTDESFKSVAEALTDRYMALYPNTKINLEIKKEDLGYLDLLDNKVRVVVMSRELSQKEKDAYKSKIDMDMVPARFAADAVVFIVPKSSTRTSISLNEIKEELNSDNKRIVFDGTNSSNLNFVAQKLNTTPDKLKFSIINGNKNVVEQLNSHPDKIGVISLNTISRPYDKESEELRNSVKLLSVTEGNKTLEPTIANIRNMSYPFTRVLYFLTNEPYFGLGNGLIRFSCMQLGQIVVSKEGLQPYNIFERQVQMR, from the coding sequence ATGAAGAGTAAGACACTGCTGTTTTTCTTGGGATTACTATTGTTCTTTTTTTCATGTAAGAAGAAGGAAAGAGTGGTGGATAATCCGGTGCAGGGCGAAATCACCATTTCGACTGACGAATCTTTTAAAAGTGTCGCGGAAGCGCTTACCGATCGGTACATGGCGTTATATCCCAATACCAAGATTAATCTTGAAATCAAGAAAGAGGATCTAGGATATCTCGATCTACTCGATAACAAAGTTAGGGTAGTCGTGATGTCGCGTGAGTTGAGTCAGAAAGAGAAGGATGCCTACAAAAGCAAAATCGATATGGACATGGTTCCGGCAAGATTTGCGGCAGATGCAGTGGTTTTTATCGTTCCAAAGAGTTCAACCAGAACAAGCATTTCCCTAAATGAAATCAAAGAGGAACTAAATTCGGATAACAAACGCATTGTTTTTGACGGCACGAATTCCAGCAACCTGAACTTTGTTGCCCAGAAACTCAATACCACGCCCGATAAATTAAAGTTTTCTATTATTAATGGTAATAAGAATGTAGTGGAACAGCTGAACAGCCATCCAGACAAGATCGGCGTTATCAGCTTGAACACCATAAGCAGACCTTACGACAAAGAATCGGAGGAGCTGCGGAACTCGGTGAAGCTCCTGTCTGTAACTGAAGGAAACAAAACATTGGAGCCCACTATAGCAAACATCAGAAACATGTCGTACCCATTCACGCGAGTTTTATATTTTCTGACTAATGAGCCCTATTTTGGGTTAGGGAACGGCTTGATCAGATTTTCCTGCATGCAGCTTGGTCAGATTGTTGTTTCCAAGGAAGGATTGCAACCCTACAACATTTTCGAAAGACAGGTACAAATGCGGTAG